In Methanobacterium sp. Maddingley MBC34, the sequence TTTTTGAACGCTTTTAAGGCCGTTAGTGAATACATTCCGGGTATCTTCACAGCTGTATTCTGGAAGTTCCCCTGCTTCTAATTTTTCCATGTTCATCAAGTGTACCAGCATGGTGGGAACCAGCCAAGCATCCTTTTCAAGTAATAGGGCAATACATTCATCATCCAGGTAGGTTCCATGTTCAATGGATTTTATACCTGCTTTCAGGGCGTTTTTTATCCCTGTTGATCCATGGGCATGGGCCATGACTGGTAAACCTCTGAAGGAGGCTTCTTCCACCATCACCTGCAACTCATCACGGGTGAACTGGGGATGTTCTGGACTGTCGTTGGCACTTATAACTCCACCGGTTACCATAACCTTCACCGCATCTGCACCTGCCCTTAAAACTTCCCGAACTCTTTTTCGAACTTCTTCAGGTCCGTCACAGACTGGATCTGGAAGTCCAGGATAGGTTGTTTTTATCTGGTGGCCGGATTTATGCTGGAAGTCGAAATGCCCACCAGTTGTGGATAGGGGCATGACACTTATTTGAAGCCGTGGCCCGGTAATCAGTCCTTTTTCCACAGCTTGTTTAACTCCAAAATCTGCTAGGCCAGCATCCCTGACTGTGGTTACCCCTGCGTTCAGGGCGCGTTTCAGATTTAGAGTGGCCTGGTAGAAATAGAGGGATAATGGTGTGAATAACGGGTCTTCAAAGCGGAATCCATTCCACATCATGTGCACATGACAGTCAATAAAACCAGGGAGTATGAACCCTCCCCTGGCATCAATATATTTGATCTTATCATTCGGAAGTTTCACTGAGTCTTCAACACCAGAATCAATAATTTCCTGGTCTTTGATTAAAACTCCTGCATTTTCAAGGGGTTCACCACCTTCACCATCTATGAGAGTTCCATTATGGATGAACAAGTACACCATTACACCTTCTTTTGACTTAACCATGAAGTGATTTTATAATATTAATTTCTAATTTTTCTTTTATCATTAATCAGTAACTGACACTTTAATCAGTAATTGATTATTGTAGTTCATTTGTCTTATCTTTTATCTGGAAAGTGTGCAAAAAATAATTTGATAAATATTAATGGGAAAATAACTACAGATGGGGTTATTTTTGGGAATTAATTTGTAATTTATTGTTTGTCTGGATGATAACTGAATTTTTACACTCAATTTTTTGTTTATTAATCTTTGATGTATTGGAAATTTGAAAAGAAAAAATTATTAAGGACATGAAGGATATAATAGATATCTAATTGATAGGAGGTTGGAAACATGGTAAATCCGATGTTGGCTGTAGTCATATCTTTCTTTTTACCCGGTATTGGTAGTGTATATGCTGGTAAAACCATGATGGGGGTAGTGATTTTTGTCGTAGCATTGATATTGTTTGCTTCTGTTTATTTTTTAGGGGCTATTGCGTACGTATTATACATAATTGTCTGGATTTACGGTATGTATGATGCATACACTACTGCTAAATCCATGGTTTAATATAAATAAGAAAATAAGAATTTAATAGTTGATTTAATCAAAAGACATGGGATGTGAAAAGATGGACATTGACTGGGGAGCAGTAATTATAGGGTTTATCTTATCCATAGTTTTGGGGGCAGTTTTTGGCATAATTATACCTGCAGTAGGCTCAGTTCTCGGTTTACTCCTAGCTGGAATGGTTGTAGGTTACATGGTAGGGGGAACTGCCGGTAATGGTATGGCAAATGGGGCAGTGTCTGGTTTATTTGGAGCCATCGTACTGTCCATACTAATGCTAATATTCGGAACCCTAATCTTGGGAATAATTGGATTTGCAGCAGCCACCGTGACCTCATTATTCCTGTTTATAGCATTCTTCGGGGTCATGATCCTAATGGCCATTGGAGGAGCTATTGGTTCTTTAATAAAAGGAGAAGCATAACCACGGGCTAAACATCTAAAATTATTTTTTTTCATTTCTTTAATTTTTTCACATTTTAGAGCAAAAGTTTATTTTTTCAGAACTCCAAAAAGTATAATAGCGTTTAAATTGATTATTAAAAACGAATAATAAAGGTTACATTGTTTAATAGAGTGGAGTTATGAAGGTAAAATCATGATCGATCAAAAAGTTATTCTTATTGGAACAGTGCTGGCAGTGGTACTGGTTATTGTTTTAGGGATGTTCATCCCCTTAATTGGGGGCGTAATAGCCCTTATACTGGCGAGTATTATGGCCGGATATATGGTTAATCAGAATATAAAGACAGGAGCAGTACACGG encodes:
- a CDS encoding amidohydrolase, imidazolonepropionase (PFAM: Amidohydrolase family); its protein translation is MVKSKEGVMVYLFIHNGTLIDGEGGEPLENAGVLIKDQEIIDSGVEDSVKLPNDKIKYIDARGGFILPGFIDCHVHMMWNGFRFEDPLFTPLSLYFYQATLNLKRALNAGVTTVRDAGLADFGVKQAVEKGLITGPRLQISVMPLSTTGGHFDFQHKSGHQIKTTYPGLPDPVCDGPEEVRKRVREVLRAGADAVKVMVTGGVISANDSPEHPQFTRDELQVMVEEASFRGLPVMAHAHGSTGIKNALKAGIKSIEHGTYLDDECIALLLEKDAWLVPTMLVHLMNMEKLEAGELPEYSCEDTRNVFTNGLKSVQKAQKAGVKIVMGTDSGIGPHGQNLRELGLLCKVGMEPAEAIQAGTKHASELLGLQNKIGTIEKGKLADLVISAINPLQDIDSLGNPDNMLVVMKEGQIFKDIRTF